The proteins below come from a single Ovis aries strain OAR_USU_Benz2616 breed Rambouillet chromosome 18, ARS-UI_Ramb_v3.0, whole genome shotgun sequence genomic window:
- the LOC114109112 gene encoding large ribosomal subunit protein uL18-like produces MGFVTVVKNKAYFKRYQVKFRRRREGETDYYARKRLVIQDKNKYNTPKYRMIVRVTNRDIICQIAYARIEGDMIVCAAYAHELPKYGVKVGLTNYAAAYCTGLLLARRLLNRFGMDKIYEGQVEVTGDEYNVESIDGQPGAFTCYLDAGLARTTTGNKVLGALKGAVDGGLSIPHSTKRFPGYDSESKEFSAEIHRKHIMGQNVADYMCYLIEEDEDAYKKQFSQYIKNNVTPDMMEEMYKKAHAAIRENPVYEKKPKKEVKKKRWNHPKMSLAQKKDRVAQKKASFLRAQERAAES; encoded by the coding sequence ATGGGGTTTGTTACAGTTGTCAAGAACAAGGCCTACTTCAAGAGATACCAAGTGAAATTCAGAAGAAGGCGAGAGGGCGAAACTGACTACTATGCTCGGAAACGATTGGTAATCCaagataaaaataagtacaaCACACCTAAATACAGAATGATAGTTCGTGTAACGAACAGAGATATCATTTGTCAGATTGCTTATGCCCGTATAGAAGGAGATATGATAGTTTGTGCAGCTTATGCTCACGAACTCCCAAAATACGGTGTGAAGGTTGGCCTGACAAATTATGCTGCGGCATATTGTACTGGCCTGCTGCTGGCCCGCAGGCTTCTTAATAGGTTTGGTATGGACAAAATTTATGAAGGCCAAGTCGAGGTGACTGGTGATGAATACAATGTGGAAAGCATTGATGGTCAACCTGGTGCCTTCACCTGTTACTTGGATGCAGGACTTGCCAGAACTACTACCGGGAATAAAGTTTTGGGGGCCCTAAAGGGAGCTGTCGATGGAGGCTTGTCTATCCCTCACAGTACCAAACGGTTCCCTGGTTatgattcagaaagcaaagaattcagTGCTGAGATACACCGAAAGCACATCATGGGGCAAAACGTGGCAGATTACATGTGTTACCTGATTGAAGAAGATGAAGATGCTTACAAGAAACAGTTCTCTCAGTACATAAAGAACAACGTAACTCCAGACATGATGGAGGAGATGTATAAGAAAGCTCATGCTGCAATACGAGAGAATCCAGTGTATGAGAAGAAGCCtaagaaagaagttaaaaagaaGAGGTGGAACCATCCCAAAATGTCACTTGCCCAGAAAAAAGATCGGGTAGCTCAGAAGAAGGCAAGCTTCCTTAGAGCTCAGGAACGAGCTGCTGAGAGTTAA